One genomic window of Sebastes umbrosus isolate fSebUmb1 chromosome 15, fSebUmb1.pri, whole genome shotgun sequence includes the following:
- the LOC119502649 gene encoding sodium-driven chloride bicarbonate exchanger-like isoform X6, translating into MDEPSEQMRPLLRSGLDEEALVDHGKSSFSTHTSYEREDLESHRAVYVGVHVPLGREGKRRHRHRGHKHHRKKRERDSEEGKEDGRESPTYDTPSQRVQFILGTEDDDLEHVPHDLFTEMDELSFRDGSATEWKETARWLKFEEDVEDGGERWSKPYVATLSLHSLFELRSCILNGTVMLDMRANSIEEIADMLIDNMVASGQLREDLREYVREAMLKKHHHQNERKLSNRIPLVRSIADIGKKHSDPLLLERNGEGLSSSHLSLHKPGAASSVSNLSQRRESRVSVLLNHLLPSSSSNTGPPLLTTPQTTPAASRRSAKTHGAGLGPQGIPEVVVSPPEDDEPPHSAEEEVSPELSRRASSASQGFEMLPLEGPLVSRNSVPNNLDGHKPMERRPSKVDMNFMKKIPPGAEASNVLVGEVDFLEKPIIAFVRLSPAVLITGLTEVPVPTRFLFLLLGPHGKGPQYHEIGRSMATLMTDEIFHDVAYKAKDRTDLLSGIDEFLDQVTVLPPGEWDPTIRIEPPKNVPSQMKRKRPSQPNGSASPAGELDKEEDNHSGPELQRTGRIFGGLIMDIKRKLPFYWSDIRDSFSLQCLASVLFLYCACMSPVITFGGLLGEATKGNISAIESLFGASLTGVAYSLFSGQPLTILGSTGPVLVFEKILFKFCTDYGLSYLSLRTSIGLWTAFLCLVLVATDASSLVCYITRFTEEAFAALICIIFIYEALEKLFHLGEHYPVNMHNELDNLTLYSCQCSPPVNATDQVVQHWNRTGYSPDSIPWDNLNVSMCKELHGEFVGAACGHHGPYIPDVLFWSIILFFTTFFLSASLKQFKTERYFPTRVRSTISDFAVFITIMVMVLVDYLMGIPSPKLNVPDRFEPTSKNRGWLMDPLGENPWWTLLVAALPALLCTILIFMDQQITAVIINRKEHKLKKGCGYHLDLMVVAIMLGVCSIMGLPWFVAATVLSISHVNSLKVESGCSAPGEQPKFLGIREQRVTGFMIFVLMGCSVFMTSVLKFIPMPVLYGVFLYMGVSSLKGIQFFDRIKLFGMPSKHQPDLIYLRYVPLWKVHIFTLVQLTCLVLLWVIKASAAAVVFPMMVLALVFIRKLLDFFFTKREMSWLDDLIPESKKKKEDDKKKKAREKLASNAVFIQEEESRQEEEQAMGLKVSFESSNRLSIPVKELSGSSDSDPLILNISDEMDKTAMWKAVNSSAESCVQPVKRSESQEKVACVRVDVTPETPGGGSSTETFL; encoded by the exons GGTCTAGATGAGGAGGCACTAGTTGACCACGGGAAGAGCAGCTTCTCCACTCACACAAGCTATGAAAGGGAAGATTTGGAAA GTCACAGAGCAGTGTACGTAGGCGTCCACGTTCCTCTGGGAAGGGAGGGCAAACGGAGGCATCGTCACcgaggacacaaacaccaccgaaagaagcgagagagagactctGAGGAGGGGAAGGAAGATGGCAGGGAATCCCCCACTTATG ACACACCATCCCAGCGGGTCCAGTTCATCCTGGGTACAGAGGACGACGACCTCGAGCACGTCCCCCATGACCTCTTCACCGAGATGGACGAGCTCTCCTTCAGAGATGGCAGTGCCACTGAATGGAAGGAGACCGCCAG ATGGCTGAAGTTTGAGGAGGATGTGGAAGACGGTGGGGAGAGGTGGAGTAAGCCCTATGTGGCTACGTTATCACTACACAGCTTGTTTGAACTGCGCAGCTGCATACTCAATGGCACAGTCATGCTGGATATGAGGGCCAACAGTATAGAGGAAATTGCAG ACATGCTGATAGACAACATGGTGGCGTCAGGCCAGCTGAGGGAGGATTTGCGCGAATACGTGCGGGAAGCCATGCTGAAGAAACACCACCACCAGAACGAGCGAAAACTCAGCAATCGCATCCCTCTGGTGCGCTCCATCGCTGACATAGGCAAGAAACATTCTGACCCACTGTTGCTTGAAAGAAACG GAGAGGGCCTGTCCTCTTCACACCTCTCTCTCCACAAGCCAGGGGcagcctcctctgtctccaACCTCTCCCAGAGACGCGAGTCCAGAGTCTCCGTCCTGCTCAACCATCTCctgccttcctcttcctccaacACCGGCCCCCCGCTCCTCACCACCCCTCAAACTACCCCCGCCGCCTCGCGGCGCTCCGCCAAAACCCACGGCGCAGGCCTCGGCCCTCAAGGCATCCCCGAAGTGGTGGTATCGCCTCCGGAGGACGACGAGCCACCACActctgcagaagaagaagtgtcCCCAGAGCTCAGCCGGCGAGCATCCTCGGCATCCCAGGGCTTCGAGATGCTGCCCTTAGAAG GACCACTGGTGTCTCGGAACTCTGTCCCGAACAACCTGGATGGGCATAAGCCGATGGAGAGGAGACCTTCGAAA GTGGACatgaatttcatgaaaaagattCCTCCGGGTGCCGAAGCCTCCAACGTACTGGTGGGAGAAGTGGACTTCCTGGAGAAGCCCATAATTGCCTTTGTACGGCTGTCCCCCGCGGTCCTGATCACAGGCCTCACAGAGGTGCCGGTGCCCACGAG gtttcttttcctgcttttgGGTCCTCACGGCAAAGGGCCTCAGTACCATGAGATTGGCAGATCCATGGCCACACTAATGACAGATGag ATTTTCCACGACGTGGCATACAAGGCCAAAGACCGAACGGATCTACTGTCGGGGATAGACGAGTTCCTTGATCAAGTGACTGTCCTGCCTCCTGGAGAATGGGACCCTACGATCCGGATTGAGCCCCCCAAGAATGTCCCCTCTCAG atgaagaggaagagaccgTCCCAACCCAACGGCTCTGCGTCTCCAGCTGGAGAGCTGGATAAGGAAGAGGACAACCACTCAGGGCCTGAGCTGCAGAGGACCGGGAG GATATTTGGAGGTCTGATCATGGACATCAAGCGGAAGTTACCGTTCTACTGGAGCGACATCAGAGACTCCTTCAGTCTGCAGTGTCTAGCCTCCGTCCTGTTCCTCTACTGCGCCTGCATGTCCCCCGTCATCACGTTTGGAGGTCTGCTCGGGGAGGCAACAAAAGGAAACATA AGTGCCATAGAGTCTCTGTTTGGGGCCTCGCTGACAGGCGTGGCGTACTCCCTCTTCTCAGGCCAGCCCCTCACTATTCTCGGCAGCACGGGCCCCGTTTTAGTGTTTGAGAAGATCCTCTTCAAGTTCTGCAC TGACTACGGCCTGTCCTACCTGTCTCTGCGGACCAGCATCGGTCTGTGGACGGCCTTCCTGTGTCTGGTCCTGGTGGCCACGGATGCTAGCTCCCTGGTGTGCTACATCACCCGATTCACAGAGGAGGCCTTCGCCGCACTCATCTGCATCATCTTCATCTACGAGGCTCTGGAGAAGCTCTTTCACCTGGGAGAACACTACCCTGTCAACATGCACAACGAATTGGACAACCTCACCCTGTATTC GTGTCAGTGCTCTCCGCCAGTCAACGCCACAGATCAGGTCGTGCAGCACTGGAACCGGACAGGATACAGCCCAGACTCCATCCCATGGGACAACCTCAATGTTTCG ATGTGTAAGGAACTCCATGGGGAGTTTGTGGGTGCTGCCTGCGGTCATCATGGGCCCTACATCCCAGATGTTCTCTTCTGGTCCATCATCCTCTTCTTCACCACCTTCTTCCTGTCCGCCTCTCTTAAGCAGTTCAAGACGGAGAGATACTTTCCCACCAGG GTGCGATCCACTATCAGTGACTTCGCTGTGTTTATAACCATCATGGTCATGGTGTTGGTGGACTACCTGATGGGGATCCCTTCTCCTAAACTGAATGTTCCTGACCGCTTTGAG CCGACTTCAAAAAACAGAGGCTGGCTGATGGACCCGTTAGGAGAAAATCCGTGGTGGACGCTGCTGGTGGCGGCGCTTCCTGCCCTGCTCTGCACCATCCTCATCTTTATGGACCAGCAGATCACTGCAGTCATCATCAACCGCAAGGAGCACAAGCTCAAG AAAGGCTGTGGCTATCACCTGGATTTGATGGTAGTGGCGATCATGCTGGGCGTGTGCTCCATTATGGGCCTGCCGTGGTTCGTGGCTGCGACCgtcctctccatctcccacGTTAACAGCCTGAAGGTGGAGTCCGGCTGCTCCGCTCCGGGAGAGCAGCCCAAGTTCCTGGGCATCCGGGAGCAGCGGGTCACCGGGTTCATGATCTTTGTCCTCATGGGTTGTTCTGTTTTCATGACATCGGTGCTCAAG TTTATTCCTATGCCAGTCCTGTACGGAGTCTTCCTCTACATGGGTGTCTCTTCCCTCAAAGGCATTCAA TTCTTTGACAGAATCAAGCTGTTCGGCATGCCTTCCAAACACCAACCCGATCTGATCTATCTGCGCTACGTCCCCCTGTGGAAGGTCCACATCTTCACCCTGGTGCAGCTCACCTGTTTGGTGCTGCTCTGGGTCATCAAGGCCTCTGCAGCGGCGGTTGTGTTTCCCATGATG GTTCTGGCGCTGGTCTTTATCCGAAAGCTTCTAGACTTTTTCTTCACAAAGAGAGAAATGAGCTGGCTGGATGACTTGATTCCGGAaagcaagaagaagaaagaggacgacaagaaaaagaaagcacGAGAAAAGCTG GCTTCCAATGCTGTTTTCATTCAGGAGGAAGAGTCCAGACAAGAGGAAGAACAGGCGATGGGGCTGAAGGTCAGCTTTGAAAGCTCCAACCGGCTCAGCATCCCAGTGAAAGAGCTCTCGGGGAG TTCTGATTCTGACCCCTTGATTCTAAATATCTCTGATGAAATGGACAAAACGGCAATGTGGAAAGCAGTGAACTCGAGTGCAGAGTCATGTGTCCAACCTGTGAAGCGTAGTGAAAG CCAGGAGAAGGTGGCCTGCGTTAGAGTCGACGTCACCCCAGAAACACCGGGAGGGGGCTCCTCTACCGAGACCTTCCTGTGA
- the LOC119502649 gene encoding sodium-driven chloride bicarbonate exchanger-like isoform X4: MDEPSEQMRPLLRSGLDEEALVDHGKSSFSTHTSYEREDLESHRAVYVGVHVPLGREGKRRHRHRGHKHHRKKRERDSEEGKEDGRESPTYDTPSQRVQFILGTEDDDLEHVPHDLFTEMDELSFRDGSATEWKETARWLKFEEDVEDGGERWSKPYVATLSLHSLFELRSCILNGTVMLDMRANSIEEIADMLIDNMVASGQLREDLREYVREAMLKKHHHQNERKLSNRIPLVRSIADIGKKHSDPLLLERNGEGLSSSHLSLHKPGAASSVSNLSQRRESRVSVLLNHLLPSSSSNTGPPLLTTPQTTPAASRRSAKTHGAGLGPQGIPEVVVSPPEDDEPPHSAEEEVSPELSRRASSASQGFEMLPLEGPLVSRNSVPNNLDGHKPMERRPSKVGVDMNFMKKIPPGAEASNVLVGEVDFLEKPIIAFVRLSPAVLITGLTEVPVPTRFLFLLLGPHGKGPQYHEIGRSMATLMTDEIFHDVAYKAKDRTDLLSGIDEFLDQVTVLPPGEWDPTIRIEPPKNVPSQMKRKRPSQPNGSASPAGELDKEEDNHSGPELQRTGRIFGGLIMDIKRKLPFYWSDIRDSFSLQCLASVLFLYCACMSPVITFGGLLGEATKGNISAIESLFGASLTGVAYSLFSGQPLTILGSTGPVLVFEKILFKFCTDYGLSYLSLRTSIGLWTAFLCLVLVATDASSLVCYITRFTEEAFAALICIIFIYEALEKLFHLGEHYPVNMHNELDNLTLYSCQCSPPVNATDQVVQHWNRTGYSPDSIPWDNLNVSMCKELHGEFVGAACGHHGPYIPDVLFWSIILFFTTFFLSASLKQFKTERYFPTRVRSTISDFAVFITIMVMVLVDYLMGIPSPKLNVPDRFEPTSKNRGWLMDPLGENPWWTLLVAALPALLCTILIFMDQQITAVIINRKEHKLKKGCGYHLDLMVVAIMLGVCSIMGLPWFVAATVLSISHVNSLKVESGCSAPGEQPKFLGIREQRVTGFMIFVLMGCSVFMTSVLKFIPMPVLYGVFLYMGVSSLKGIQFFDRIKLFGMPSKHQPDLIYLRYVPLWKVHIFTLVQLTCLVLLWVIKASAAAVVFPMMVLALVFIRKLLDFFFTKREMSWLDDLIPESKKKKEDDKKKKAREKLASNAVFIQEEESRQEEEQAMGLKVSFESSNRLSIPVKELSGSSDSDPLILNISDEMDKTAMWKAVNSSAESCVQPVKRSESQEKVACVRVDVTPETPGGGSSTETFL, translated from the exons GGTCTAGATGAGGAGGCACTAGTTGACCACGGGAAGAGCAGCTTCTCCACTCACACAAGCTATGAAAGGGAAGATTTGGAAA GTCACAGAGCAGTGTACGTAGGCGTCCACGTTCCTCTGGGAAGGGAGGGCAAACGGAGGCATCGTCACcgaggacacaaacaccaccgaaagaagcgagagagagactctGAGGAGGGGAAGGAAGATGGCAGGGAATCCCCCACTTATG ACACACCATCCCAGCGGGTCCAGTTCATCCTGGGTACAGAGGACGACGACCTCGAGCACGTCCCCCATGACCTCTTCACCGAGATGGACGAGCTCTCCTTCAGAGATGGCAGTGCCACTGAATGGAAGGAGACCGCCAG ATGGCTGAAGTTTGAGGAGGATGTGGAAGACGGTGGGGAGAGGTGGAGTAAGCCCTATGTGGCTACGTTATCACTACACAGCTTGTTTGAACTGCGCAGCTGCATACTCAATGGCACAGTCATGCTGGATATGAGGGCCAACAGTATAGAGGAAATTGCAG ACATGCTGATAGACAACATGGTGGCGTCAGGCCAGCTGAGGGAGGATTTGCGCGAATACGTGCGGGAAGCCATGCTGAAGAAACACCACCACCAGAACGAGCGAAAACTCAGCAATCGCATCCCTCTGGTGCGCTCCATCGCTGACATAGGCAAGAAACATTCTGACCCACTGTTGCTTGAAAGAAACG GAGAGGGCCTGTCCTCTTCACACCTCTCTCTCCACAAGCCAGGGGcagcctcctctgtctccaACCTCTCCCAGAGACGCGAGTCCAGAGTCTCCGTCCTGCTCAACCATCTCctgccttcctcttcctccaacACCGGCCCCCCGCTCCTCACCACCCCTCAAACTACCCCCGCCGCCTCGCGGCGCTCCGCCAAAACCCACGGCGCAGGCCTCGGCCCTCAAGGCATCCCCGAAGTGGTGGTATCGCCTCCGGAGGACGACGAGCCACCACActctgcagaagaagaagtgtcCCCAGAGCTCAGCCGGCGAGCATCCTCGGCATCCCAGGGCTTCGAGATGCTGCCCTTAGAAG GACCACTGGTGTCTCGGAACTCTGTCCCGAACAACCTGGATGGGCATAAGCCGATGGAGAGGAGACCTTCGAAAGTAGGG GTGGACatgaatttcatgaaaaagattCCTCCGGGTGCCGAAGCCTCCAACGTACTGGTGGGAGAAGTGGACTTCCTGGAGAAGCCCATAATTGCCTTTGTACGGCTGTCCCCCGCGGTCCTGATCACAGGCCTCACAGAGGTGCCGGTGCCCACGAG gtttcttttcctgcttttgGGTCCTCACGGCAAAGGGCCTCAGTACCATGAGATTGGCAGATCCATGGCCACACTAATGACAGATGag ATTTTCCACGACGTGGCATACAAGGCCAAAGACCGAACGGATCTACTGTCGGGGATAGACGAGTTCCTTGATCAAGTGACTGTCCTGCCTCCTGGAGAATGGGACCCTACGATCCGGATTGAGCCCCCCAAGAATGTCCCCTCTCAG atgaagaggaagagaccgTCCCAACCCAACGGCTCTGCGTCTCCAGCTGGAGAGCTGGATAAGGAAGAGGACAACCACTCAGGGCCTGAGCTGCAGAGGACCGGGAG GATATTTGGAGGTCTGATCATGGACATCAAGCGGAAGTTACCGTTCTACTGGAGCGACATCAGAGACTCCTTCAGTCTGCAGTGTCTAGCCTCCGTCCTGTTCCTCTACTGCGCCTGCATGTCCCCCGTCATCACGTTTGGAGGTCTGCTCGGGGAGGCAACAAAAGGAAACATA AGTGCCATAGAGTCTCTGTTTGGGGCCTCGCTGACAGGCGTGGCGTACTCCCTCTTCTCAGGCCAGCCCCTCACTATTCTCGGCAGCACGGGCCCCGTTTTAGTGTTTGAGAAGATCCTCTTCAAGTTCTGCAC TGACTACGGCCTGTCCTACCTGTCTCTGCGGACCAGCATCGGTCTGTGGACGGCCTTCCTGTGTCTGGTCCTGGTGGCCACGGATGCTAGCTCCCTGGTGTGCTACATCACCCGATTCACAGAGGAGGCCTTCGCCGCACTCATCTGCATCATCTTCATCTACGAGGCTCTGGAGAAGCTCTTTCACCTGGGAGAACACTACCCTGTCAACATGCACAACGAATTGGACAACCTCACCCTGTATTC GTGTCAGTGCTCTCCGCCAGTCAACGCCACAGATCAGGTCGTGCAGCACTGGAACCGGACAGGATACAGCCCAGACTCCATCCCATGGGACAACCTCAATGTTTCG ATGTGTAAGGAACTCCATGGGGAGTTTGTGGGTGCTGCCTGCGGTCATCATGGGCCCTACATCCCAGATGTTCTCTTCTGGTCCATCATCCTCTTCTTCACCACCTTCTTCCTGTCCGCCTCTCTTAAGCAGTTCAAGACGGAGAGATACTTTCCCACCAGG GTGCGATCCACTATCAGTGACTTCGCTGTGTTTATAACCATCATGGTCATGGTGTTGGTGGACTACCTGATGGGGATCCCTTCTCCTAAACTGAATGTTCCTGACCGCTTTGAG CCGACTTCAAAAAACAGAGGCTGGCTGATGGACCCGTTAGGAGAAAATCCGTGGTGGACGCTGCTGGTGGCGGCGCTTCCTGCCCTGCTCTGCACCATCCTCATCTTTATGGACCAGCAGATCACTGCAGTCATCATCAACCGCAAGGAGCACAAGCTCAAG AAAGGCTGTGGCTATCACCTGGATTTGATGGTAGTGGCGATCATGCTGGGCGTGTGCTCCATTATGGGCCTGCCGTGGTTCGTGGCTGCGACCgtcctctccatctcccacGTTAACAGCCTGAAGGTGGAGTCCGGCTGCTCCGCTCCGGGAGAGCAGCCCAAGTTCCTGGGCATCCGGGAGCAGCGGGTCACCGGGTTCATGATCTTTGTCCTCATGGGTTGTTCTGTTTTCATGACATCGGTGCTCAAG TTTATTCCTATGCCAGTCCTGTACGGAGTCTTCCTCTACATGGGTGTCTCTTCCCTCAAAGGCATTCAA TTCTTTGACAGAATCAAGCTGTTCGGCATGCCTTCCAAACACCAACCCGATCTGATCTATCTGCGCTACGTCCCCCTGTGGAAGGTCCACATCTTCACCCTGGTGCAGCTCACCTGTTTGGTGCTGCTCTGGGTCATCAAGGCCTCTGCAGCGGCGGTTGTGTTTCCCATGATG GTTCTGGCGCTGGTCTTTATCCGAAAGCTTCTAGACTTTTTCTTCACAAAGAGAGAAATGAGCTGGCTGGATGACTTGATTCCGGAaagcaagaagaagaaagaggacgacaagaaaaagaaagcacGAGAAAAGCTG GCTTCCAATGCTGTTTTCATTCAGGAGGAAGAGTCCAGACAAGAGGAAGAACAGGCGATGGGGCTGAAGGTCAGCTTTGAAAGCTCCAACCGGCTCAGCATCCCAGTGAAAGAGCTCTCGGGGAG TTCTGATTCTGACCCCTTGATTCTAAATATCTCTGATGAAATGGACAAAACGGCAATGTGGAAAGCAGTGAACTCGAGTGCAGAGTCATGTGTCCAACCTGTGAAGCGTAGTGAAAG CCAGGAGAAGGTGGCCTGCGTTAGAGTCGACGTCACCCCAGAAACACCGGGAGGGGGCTCCTCTACCGAGACCTTCCTGTGA